One stretch of Bacteroidota bacterium DNA includes these proteins:
- the holA gene encoding DNA polymerase III subunit delta, with translation MNFPQIMTDLNKKIYHPVYFLCGEEPYFIDQISDYIEEHVLAEDEKAFNQTILYGHDNDAESIISIAKRYPMMASHQVVIVKEAQDIRKVEDLQSYIENPLKSTVLVICYKYRKIDKRRSLFKAVEKNGIFFESFRLYEDKIPDWIRAYLQQKGFTITPKAAILLTEYLGTDLTRIVNELEKLLINIPAPTQITEDHIEQHIGISKDYNVFELQKALGNKNILKANQIINYFAANEKDNPLVKVVSILYGFFIKVLMYHHLADKSKNAVATALSVNPFFVQDYSNAAQNYSPAKITTVISLLREYDLKSKGVDNVTTPDGGLLKELVYKILH, from the coding sequence ATGAACTTTCCCCAAATAATGACCGATCTGAATAAAAAGATCTACCACCCGGTATATTTTTTATGCGGCGAGGAGCCTTATTTCATTGACCAAATCTCGGATTATATCGAAGAACATGTTCTGGCAGAGGACGAAAAGGCATTCAACCAAACCATCCTGTATGGCCACGACAACGATGCGGAGAGTATCATATCCATAGCTAAAAGATATCCGATGATGGCCAGCCACCAGGTGGTGATCGTCAAAGAAGCCCAGGATATACGTAAAGTTGAAGACCTCCAGTCCTATATTGAAAATCCTTTGAAATCAACTGTTCTTGTCATCTGTTATAAATACAGGAAGATCGATAAACGGCGGAGTTTATTCAAAGCGGTGGAAAAGAACGGGATCTTTTTTGAATCCTTCAGGCTCTATGAAGATAAAATACCTGACTGGATCCGTGCGTACCTGCAGCAAAAAGGTTTCACCATTACGCCAAAAGCAGCCATATTGTTAACCGAATACCTCGGCACTGACCTTACCCGGATTGTAAATGAACTGGAAAAACTTCTGATCAACATACCGGCGCCGACACAGATCACCGAAGACCATATCGAACAACATATTGGCATCAGCAAAGACTACAATGTTTTTGAACTGCAGAAGGCACTGGGCAACAAAAATATCTTAAAAGCCAACCAGATCATCAATTATTTTGCAGCCAATGAAAAAGATAATCCGCTGGTCAAAGTGGTATCCATTCTGTACGGTTTCTTTATCAAGGTTCTGATGTATCATCACCTGGCCGACAAATCAAAGAATGCTGTGGCGACAGCGCTGTCGGTCAATCCCTTTTTTGTACAGGATTACTCCAATGCGGCACAAAACTATTCCCCTGCTAAAATAACGACAGTCATCTCCCTCTTGAGGGAATATGATCTTAAATCAAAGGGAGTTGATAATGTGACTACCCCGGATGGCGGTCTTCTGAAAGAGCTGGTTTACAAGATATTGCACTAG
- a CDS encoding long-chain fatty acid--CoA ligase, producing the protein MTNMTRIFDLLDQYRQQYIGKTDALLHKENGEWKKFSASDYVSIVDQVSTGLLSLGIKKGDTVATILNNSPFWNFFDMGLMQIGAIQVPVYPTISADNFKYIFNEAEVKLIVVSNMDIYSRIQGVLKDVPTLKDVYSIDAIDGLRNWKELLTTGTEEDYALLKQIKQGILPGDLATIIYTSGTTGRPKGVMLSHWNFITNFLALSEILKDNMVDHALSFLPLCHVYERILNYMYQNNGITIHYAESIDKLGDYIREVHPEIFCAVPRVIEKSFNRIMAKGRDLKGLKRLIFFWAVNLGYKYELNNANGWWYHFKLKIADRLVFSKWRQGLGGKLDTIVSGGATLQMRLAKVFRAAGIKVMEGYGLTETSPVIAVSNFKPDGVKFGTVGYPLPGVEVRIAFDGEILCKGPNIMLGYFKHPDETKKVIDTDGWFHTGDIGAFEDGRYLKITDRKKEMYKTSGGKYVAPQVVENKFKESPFIENVLVIGENRHFTSAILIPNFEHLRSWCRVKEITYTTDSDAIHNQRIIARIQREVDETNEKLDKTEQVKKFELLDKPWTVEDGDLSPTLKLRRNYLEGKYRDLIERMYASAGE; encoded by the coding sequence ATGACCAACATGACGCGAATTTTTGATCTGCTGGATCAATACCGGCAACAGTATATCGGCAAGACAGATGCTCTGTTGCACAAGGAAAATGGAGAATGGAAAAAGTTTTCCGCATCCGATTACGTGTCAATTGTCGACCAGGTGAGCACAGGTTTGCTTTCGCTGGGGATAAAGAAAGGCGACACCGTAGCCACCATCCTTAATAACAGTCCTTTCTGGAATTTCTTCGATATGGGGCTCATGCAGATCGGAGCTATACAGGTGCCTGTTTACCCGACCATCAGCGCCGACAATTTCAAATATATTTTCAACGAGGCAGAAGTCAAACTGATCGTCGTTTCCAACATGGATATTTACAGCAGGATACAAGGGGTGTTGAAAGATGTTCCGACATTAAAAGACGTGTACTCTATTGATGCGATCGATGGTCTGAGGAACTGGAAGGAATTACTCACCACCGGAACGGAAGAAGACTATGCCTTACTTAAGCAGATAAAACAAGGTATCCTCCCCGGTGACCTGGCTACCATCATTTATACTTCCGGAACAACAGGGCGGCCTAAAGGAGTAATGCTCTCACACTGGAATTTTATCACCAACTTCCTGGCGCTGTCAGAGATTTTGAAAGACAACATGGTGGATCATGCGCTGAGTTTTCTGCCACTTTGCCATGTGTATGAACGCATACTCAATTATATGTACCAGAATAATGGCATAACCATCCACTATGCCGAAAGTATCGATAAGCTGGGCGATTATATCCGCGAGGTACACCCTGAAATTTTCTGTGCCGTGCCCAGGGTCATCGAGAAGTCATTTAACAGGATCATGGCAAAAGGCAGGGACCTGAAAGGCTTGAAGAGATTAATCTTCTTCTGGGCTGTTAATCTCGGTTATAAATATGAGCTGAATAATGCCAATGGCTGGTGGTATCATTTTAAATTGAAAATAGCCGACCGTCTGGTCTTTTCCAAGTGGCGCCAGGGCTTGGGAGGGAAGCTGGACACTATCGTTTCGGGCGGCGCCACACTGCAGATGCGTCTGGCCAAAGTATTCCGTGCTGCCGGAATTAAGGTGATGGAAGGCTATGGTCTCACCGAAACATCGCCAGTTATTGCGGTTTCGAACTTTAAACCTGATGGTGTGAAGTTCGGCACTGTCGGGTATCCCCTTCCCGGCGTCGAGGTCAGAATTGCCTTCGACGGCGAAATCCTCTGCAAAGGGCCCAATATCATGCTGGGCTATTTTAAACATCCTGATGAAACTAAAAAGGTGATTGACACTGACGGATGGTTTCACACCGGTGATATCGGTGCCTTTGAAGATGGTAGATACCTGAAAATTACCGACAGGAAGAAAGAAATGTACAAGACATCCGGTGGTAAGTATGTCGCTCCGCAGGTTGTAGAAAATAAATTCAAGGAATCGCCATTTATTGAGAATGTCCTTGTCATTGGTGAGAACCGCCACTTTACCTCAGCCATTCTCATTCCGAATTTTGAACATCTCCGCTCCTGGTGCCGTGTTAAGGAGATAACATACACCACCGACAGCGATGCCATTCATAATCAACGTATCATTGCCAGGATACAACGCGAAGTGGATGAAACCAATGAAAAGCTTGACAAGACTGAGCAGGTCAAAAAATTTGAATTGCTCGATAAACCATGGACAGTAGAAGATGGCGATCTTTCACCTACACTCAAATTGCGCCGGAATTACCTGGAGGGAAAATACAGGGATCTGATCGAAAGGATGTATGCATCAGCCGGCGAATGA